From the Candidatus Bathyarchaeota archaeon genome, one window contains:
- a CDS encoding ACT domain-containing protein, producing MTTTAKNVRDYLKNKPYLLEALEKGIVNLSELSRQIQQELQTGNTTATKAALRRYAEELQKHKQKREEKVLQLLKRSGIAVYDRKSVIITAKEIATKSGMKVDLPGKFVYLLDRADLPERISTLVKHDNCTMIVVNSPEELEATPGVVAFLTTLLAEQNVNIVEFISCWTETVIVVEKVDSFKAYETLSNIVG from the coding sequence ATGACGACCACCGCCAAAAACGTGCGTGATTACTTAAAAAACAAGCCGTACCTGCTTGAAGCGCTTGAGAAGGGCATAGTTAACCTTAGCGAACTCTCACGGCAAATACAGCAAGAACTGCAAACAGGAAACACAACCGCCACCAAAGCCGCGCTGCGCCGATACGCCGAAGAACTGCAAAAACACAAACAGAAAAGAGAAGAAAAAGTCCTGCAACTGCTCAAACGAAGCGGCATAGCCGTCTACGACCGCAAAAGCGTCATCATAACCGCCAAAGAAATCGCCACAAAAAGCGGCATGAAAGTGGATTTGCCTGGAAAGTTTGTGTATTTGCTTGACCGAGCGGATTTGCCCGAACGCATCAGCACGTTAGTTAAGCATGATAACTGCACCATGATTGTGGTGAATTCTCCTGAGGAGCTCGAAGCAACGCCAGGAGTTGTCGCGTTCCTAACAACGCTTTTGGCGGAGCAGAACGTGAACATTGTCGAGTTCATTTCGTGCTGGACAGAAACCGTCATCGTTGTGGAGAAAGTTGACAGCTTCAAAGCATACGAAACTCTAAGCAACATAGTAGGCTAA
- a CDS encoding homoserine kinase — MPPISQVTVKAPATSANLGPGFDVFGLALEQPHDTVTLTAVPEKGVKIQVSNFKPETIAQDPHRNTAGIVATHMIQEFSLKEGISIDISKGICPSRGMGSSAASAAAAAVGINHMFDLKLDTKQLIRLAAKGEVASAGWEHADNVSAAICGGFIIIRSYNPLEVISLKAPANMELSVAFPHMITPAHKTKKARLVVPQMVSTKKLVHNVGNAAAMVSGFARGDVDLIGRAMSDAVVEPARAGLIPGFAAVKEGAVNAGACGVTISGAGPAVLAVVNKENADAQNVAVAMKEGFRSAGFDATAFATKPGSGVSIVIEE; from the coding sequence ATGCCGCCAATTAGCCAAGTCACTGTAAAAGCCCCCGCCACAAGCGCCAACTTGGGTCCAGGCTTTGACGTTTTCGGCTTGGCACTAGAGCAGCCCCACGACACAGTCACATTAACGGCGGTTCCTGAGAAGGGCGTAAAAATCCAAGTTTCCAACTTCAAACCCGAAACCATAGCCCAAGACCCCCACAGAAACACAGCAGGCATAGTGGCAACCCACATGATCCAAGAGTTCTCCCTCAAAGAAGGCATTAGCATAGATATTTCCAAGGGAATTTGCCCGAGCAGGGGAATGGGCAGCAGCGCAGCTTCAGCGGCAGCCGCGGCAGTTGGCATCAACCACATGTTTGACCTCAAACTAGACACCAAACAGCTTATCCGATTAGCCGCCAAAGGAGAAGTCGCCTCAGCAGGATGGGAACACGCCGACAACGTTTCCGCCGCGATATGCGGAGGTTTCATAATCATCCGTTCGTATAATCCGCTGGAAGTCATCAGCTTGAAAGCGCCCGCAAACATGGAACTATCAGTAGCGTTCCCGCACATGATAACACCTGCACACAAAACCAAAAAAGCACGCTTAGTAGTGCCCCAAATGGTTTCCACCAAGAAGCTGGTGCATAACGTGGGAAACGCGGCGGCGATGGTTAGCGGATTTGCCAGGGGCGATGTGGATTTGATTGGAAGAGCCATGTCAGATGCAGTAGTGGAGCCCGCCCGAGCAGGACTTATCCCCGGGTTTGCAGCAGTCAAAGAAGGCGCAGTTAACGCGGGAGCTTGTGGCGTAACAATTAGCGGTGCGGGACCTGCCGTGTTAGCAGTAGTCAACAAGGAAAACGCGGACGCACAAAACGTGGCGGTTGCCATGAAAGAAGGTTTTAGGTCTGCGGGTTTTGATGCAACAGCGTTTGCGACAAAGCCAGGCAGCGGAGTTAGTATAGTAATAGAGGAGTAG
- a CDS encoding aspartate kinase, translating into MAKTVVMKFGGTSVGSGKSIRHVAELVKSNAKENRVVVVVSAIGGVTNQLLDVAEQAKKASEQEIKQFTKQLVHEHVKAIQGAITDKSLQKEAEQTTKTAVAELEKVLIGVSYVGELTAKSKDFIVSFGERLCAPIVCGALKDLQVKTQWFTGKDAGIVTDANFGEASPLLNVTTHQLKERLEPLLKQNIVPVVTGYIAATQDGIVTTIGRGGSDYTATIIGVALCAAEVWIWTDVDGIMTTDPKIVPQAKTLPKLSYQEAAEMAIFGAKAMHPRALEPIIEAKIPVRIRNTAHPNNQGTLITDMNGSKITGAVKAVALIKDVAMVNVNGAGMVGAPGSYAKVFEILGKNGINIMMVSTAVSEANISMVMRRSLVGRALSTLEIALLGRSTINEVTAEDDVAVVAVMGANMKGTLGVASKIFAVVAQAGINIRMIAQGSSELNISFVVKEKDGEAVVKAIHKEFELDKI; encoded by the coding sequence ATGGCTAAAACTGTAGTTATGAAGTTTGGCGGAACCAGCGTTGGGTCAGGCAAGAGTATACGTCACGTTGCTGAGTTAGTCAAATCAAATGCTAAAGAGAACCGTGTTGTTGTGGTGGTTTCGGCTATTGGAGGCGTGACTAATCAGCTTTTGGACGTTGCAGAGCAGGCTAAGAAGGCATCTGAGCAGGAGATTAAGCAGTTTACCAAGCAGCTTGTACATGAGCACGTCAAAGCCATACAAGGCGCCATAACCGACAAATCGCTGCAAAAAGAAGCCGAACAAACAACCAAAACCGCAGTCGCCGAACTCGAAAAAGTCCTCATCGGCGTAAGCTACGTAGGCGAATTAACAGCCAAATCCAAAGACTTCATCGTCTCCTTTGGTGAACGCCTCTGCGCCCCCATCGTCTGCGGCGCCCTAAAGGATTTGCAAGTTAAAACGCAGTGGTTCACAGGCAAAGACGCAGGCATAGTAACAGACGCAAACTTTGGAGAAGCCAGCCCTCTGCTCAACGTCACCACACATCAACTCAAAGAACGCCTCGAACCCCTACTCAAACAAAACATCGTCCCCGTAGTCACAGGCTACATCGCCGCAACCCAAGACGGCATAGTCACAACCATCGGCAGAGGCGGCTCAGACTACACCGCAACCATCATCGGTGTCGCCTTATGCGCTGCTGAGGTCTGGATATGGACTGACGTAGACGGCATCATGACCACCGACCCCAAAATTGTGCCCCAAGCCAAAACCCTCCCCAAACTCTCATATCAGGAAGCCGCGGAAATGGCGATTTTTGGCGCCAAAGCCATGCACCCCCGAGCCTTAGAACCCATTATCGAAGCCAAAATCCCCGTGAGGATTAGAAACACCGCTCACCCAAACAACCAAGGCACCCTCATCACCGACATGAACGGCTCCAAAATCACAGGAGCAGTCAAAGCTGTCGCGCTCATCAAGGACGTCGCGATGGTTAATGTTAATGGCGCAGGCATGGTCGGCGCTCCAGGCAGCTACGCAAAAGTCTTCGAAATTCTAGGCAAAAACGGCATAAACATCATGATGGTCTCAACCGCCGTCTCCGAAGCGAATATTTCGATGGTTATGCGCCGAAGCCTCGTTGGCAGGGCACTTAGTACGTTGGAGATAGCGTTGCTTGGCAGAAGCACCATAAACGAAGTCACCGCCGAAGACGACGTAGCCGTAGTCGCAGTCATGGGCGCAAACATGAAAGGCACATTAGGCGTTGCCTCAAAAATCTTTGCTGTCGTAGCCCAAGCGGGCATCAATATTCGCATGATAGCGCAGGGCAGCTCAGAGCTTAACATCAGCTTTGTAGTCAAAGAAAAAGACGGAGAAGCCGTCGTCAAAGCCATCCACAAAGAATTCGAGCTAGACAAAATCTAG
- a CDS encoding aspartate aminotransferase family protein, producing the protein MNEQQIIDLENQLMANVFGKRPIAIAKGEGALLWDVNGKEYIDCMSSYGVALLGHCHPKVVEAVCEQAKTLISCHGSLYNQKRTAFLQKLTSMTPKGLNKAFLSNSGAEAVECALKLARKHTGKPEIIAFMGAYHGKTFGALSATWDKKYRQPFMPLVPDINHVPPDNLEKLEAAISDKTAAVLVEPIRGEGGVRVPPAGFLQGLRKLCDEKGVLLMFDEVQTSFGRTGKLFGCQHWDVTPDVMCLAKPFAGGLPIGITVAKENIMSSFKIGEHSTTFSGSPLVCAAGCAAIDALLEENLTEQAQKKGEYFKERLEELQGKYSIVKEVRGKGLMLGMELRFEVINVLLKSAQKGVLLLDAGRNVLRFLPPLVITTEQLDKAIAVLDAVLEEEQNARTNSSTVPN; encoded by the coding sequence ATGAATGAGCAGCAAATAATTGATTTGGAAAACCAGTTGATGGCGAACGTTTTTGGAAAACGTCCCATAGCCATAGCCAAAGGCGAGGGTGCCCTGCTTTGGGATGTTAACGGCAAAGAATACATTGACTGTATGAGTAGCTACGGCGTAGCCCTTCTGGGTCATTGCCACCCCAAAGTCGTTGAGGCGGTTTGTGAGCAAGCAAAAACCCTGATTTCTTGCCACGGCAGCCTCTACAACCAAAAACGAACCGCGTTCCTACAAAAACTAACCAGCATGACCCCCAAAGGGCTCAATAAGGCTTTTCTCTCCAACAGCGGAGCCGAAGCCGTCGAATGCGCCCTAAAACTCGCCCGCAAACACACAGGCAAACCCGAAATCATCGCCTTCATGGGAGCCTACCACGGCAAAACCTTCGGAGCCCTCTCAGCTACATGGGACAAAAAATACCGCCAACCCTTCATGCCCCTAGTACCCGACATCAACCACGTGCCACCCGACAACCTTGAAAAACTTGAAGCCGCCATATCCGACAAAACCGCTGCAGTGCTTGTCGAACCTATACGTGGCGAAGGCGGAGTTCGAGTGCCTCCCGCAGGTTTCTTGCAGGGGCTGCGCAAGCTGTGCGACGAAAAAGGCGTTTTGCTGATGTTTGATGAAGTGCAAACCAGCTTTGGACGAACAGGCAAACTGTTTGGGTGCCAACACTGGGATGTTACTCCTGACGTTATGTGCCTTGCCAAACCCTTCGCAGGCGGCTTACCCATAGGCATAACCGTCGCCAAAGAAAACATCATGTCCTCCTTCAAAATCGGCGAGCATTCAACAACGTTTAGCGGAAGCCCCCTTGTCTGCGCTGCAGGCTGCGCCGCCATAGATGCCCTGCTTGAGGAGAACCTAACTGAACAAGCCCAAAAGAAAGGCGAATACTTCAAAGAGCGCCTTGAAGAGTTGCAGGGCAAATACTCGATAGTTAAGGAAGTGCGCGGCAAAGGCCTAATGCTGGGTATGGAGCTGCGCTTTGAAGTCATAAACGTCCTACTCAAATCCGCGCAAAAAGGCGTGCTCCTCTTAGACGCAGGACGCAACGTGCTACGCTTCCTACCGCCCCTAGTAATTACCACCGAGCAACTTGACAAAGCCATAGCCGTGCTTGACGCGGTTTTGGAGGAAGAACAAAATGCAAGAACAAACAGCAGTACGGTTCCTAACTAA
- a CDS encoding M20/M25/M40 family metallo-hydrolase — MQEQTAVRFLTNLLGIYSPSGNEEEIALFIAKKMSQFGFQVGVDTVGNVIGVVGEGEPVILLCGHMDTVAGYLPLRVEEGKIYARGAVDAKGPLASMIVAAAEAAKDPEFEGRVLVASVIEEEATSRGIRHLIHEGIEADYAIFGEPSGVENVTIGYKGQIQLKIICKTLPGHSSSPWLYQNALDEAYKLWTQINSSYKEKENPDSHFYSVTACLTKLSGGNATSVIPFEAEMFIDIRVPPPLTTTEVFEQTQKIINQYQNTHPQVAIKASVQDTVEPFEIHKANPLVHTLASSIRQATGKPATLLRKTGTGDMNILGLTMNLPIVTYGPGDSHLDHTVDEHIDIKDYLDAIQIYKQTILKLAKLYKRNKENGEDKK, encoded by the coding sequence ATGCAAGAACAAACAGCAGTACGGTTCCTAACTAACCTGCTAGGCATCTACAGTCCCTCAGGCAACGAAGAAGAAATCGCGCTTTTCATAGCCAAAAAAATGAGTCAATTCGGCTTTCAAGTCGGCGTAGACACAGTAGGCAACGTCATAGGCGTTGTAGGCGAAGGCGAACCCGTGATTTTGCTGTGTGGGCACATGGACACGGTTGCGGGTTACTTGCCGCTGCGCGTGGAAGAAGGCAAAATCTATGCTCGCGGCGCCGTGGACGCAAAAGGTCCCCTAGCCTCTATGATTGTGGCTGCTGCTGAAGCCGCTAAAGACCCCGAATTTGAAGGAAGAGTCTTAGTTGCAAGCGTCATAGAAGAAGAAGCCACCAGCCGCGGTATACGCCACCTCATACACGAAGGCATAGAAGCCGACTACGCAATCTTTGGAGAACCCAGCGGCGTAGAAAACGTCACCATCGGCTACAAAGGACAAATCCAACTCAAAATCATCTGCAAAACCCTGCCCGGGCACTCTTCATCACCGTGGCTATACCAAAACGCCCTAGACGAAGCATACAAGCTGTGGACTCAGATAAACAGCAGCTACAAAGAAAAAGAAAACCCCGACAGCCACTTCTACTCAGTAACCGCCTGCCTAACCAAGCTCAGCGGAGGAAACGCAACCTCAGTTATCCCCTTTGAAGCGGAGATGTTCATCGACATACGCGTACCGCCACCCCTAACCACCACAGAGGTTTTTGAGCAGACCCAAAAAATCATCAACCAATACCAAAACACTCACCCGCAAGTCGCCATAAAAGCTTCCGTGCAAGATACCGTGGAGCCATTTGAAATTCATAAAGCCAACCCCTTAGTGCATACTCTGGCGTCTTCTATACGTCAAGCCACAGGTAAACCCGCCACGCTACTGCGCAAAACAGGAACAGGCGACATGAACATTTTAGGACTTACCATGAATTTGCCCATCGTAACCTACGGACCAGGCGACTCGCACCTTGACCACACCGTAGACGAGCACATCGACATCAAAGACTACCTAGACGCCATACAAATCTACAAACAAACCATACTCAAACTAGCAAAACTCTACAAAAGAAACAAGGAAAACGGCGAAGATAAAAAGTAA
- the argC gene encoding N-acetyl-gamma-glutamyl-phosphate reductase, which translates to MRIGIIGGSGYVGGELLRLLLMHPEVEVTMVTSRQSAGEYVFNLHPNLRGLTQLKFVPQDISELQNNCDLIFTATPHGGSVNLVPKLLEAGLKVIDMSADFRMKNPADYETWYGWKHAHPELLKEAAYGMPELHREEIKKARLIACPGCMASSAIFALVPLIKADLVEKKRIVVDLKVGSSGGGSKPTPASHHPERFGGVRPYKVTNHRHIGEVEQELNAFSDEPVTVSFTPHAVNMVRGILATVHAFPTKPIAAKDVWKALRSTYVDEPFIRFVKYQKGMYQLPDPKVTIGTNFCDIGFEIDPRTKRVLMFCAIDNMVKGASGQGVQCLNVLMGIDETTGLKSTGFHPM; encoded by the coding sequence ATGCGAATTGGAATAATTGGCGGTTCTGGATATGTGGGCGGCGAGCTTTTACGTTTGCTGCTTATGCATCCTGAGGTAGAGGTGACTATGGTTACTAGTCGCCAAAGCGCAGGCGAATACGTTTTCAACTTGCACCCGAACCTGCGTGGGCTCACTCAGCTAAAGTTTGTGCCCCAAGACATATCTGAACTGCAAAACAACTGCGACTTAATCTTCACTGCCACGCCCCACGGCGGCTCAGTTAACTTGGTTCCTAAACTGCTCGAAGCCGGCTTAAAAGTCATAGACATGAGCGCTGACTTTCGCATGAAAAACCCTGCCGACTACGAGACGTGGTACGGCTGGAAACACGCTCACCCCGAACTGCTCAAAGAAGCTGCGTATGGCATGCCCGAGCTGCACCGTGAAGAAATCAAAAAAGCCCGCCTCATCGCGTGCCCAGGATGCATGGCAAGCTCCGCCATCTTCGCCCTGGTTCCTCTTATCAAAGCGGATTTGGTTGAGAAAAAACGCATTGTAGTAGACCTCAAAGTTGGTTCAAGCGGAGGCGGCAGCAAACCCACCCCAGCCTCGCATCATCCTGAACGTTTCGGAGGCGTGCGCCCCTACAAAGTCACCAACCACCGCCACATAGGCGAAGTCGAACAAGAACTCAACGCCTTCTCAGATGAACCCGTAACCGTCTCGTTCACGCCCCACGCAGTCAACATGGTACGCGGCATCTTAGCAACCGTTCACGCTTTTCCCACAAAACCCATAGCTGCCAAGGATGTCTGGAAAGCTTTGCGCTCCACCTACGTTGACGAGCCTTTCATACGCTTTGTCAAATACCAAAAAGGCATGTACCAGCTCCCCGACCCCAAAGTCACCATAGGCACCAACTTCTGTGACATAGGCTTTGAAATTGACCCCCGAACCAAACGCGTGCTCATGTTCTGCGCCATAGACAACATGGTAAAGGGCGCGTCAGGCCAAGGCGTACAATGCCTCAACGTCCTAATGGGCATAGACGAAACCACAGGGCTGAAAAGTACAGGTTTTCATCCGATGTGA
- a CDS encoding argininosuccinate synthase → MAEKYVLAYSGGLDTSVLVKYLQEKFNAQVITVTVDVGQQEDLKAAEEKAHKLGVLKHYSIDAKEEFVTHYIYQAIKANALYEGKYPISTTLSRPLIAKKMVEIAQAEGATGLVHGCTGRGNDQVRFDITMSALAPNKQVLAPIRDWSLTRDEEIEYAKSQGIHVSDSAKKYSIDASVWGRAIECGLLEDASAEPPEDAYEWTVAPEKAPDKPEYVTIQFESGIPVAVNGNKLTPLNLIETLNEIAGKNGVGRIDHIEDRLVGIKSREVYECPAAVVILEAHKDLEKMVMTRHEVLFKQTVDAEWVFLAYAGLWVDPLKDDLDAFINKSQENVTGEVRLKLYKGAVQVVGRSSPLSLYDKNLANYNIKTSFNQCSSKGFIELWGLQSRMHKALKNSVKQSEDT, encoded by the coding sequence ATGGCTGAAAAATATGTCTTAGCATACAGCGGCGGACTAGATACGTCAGTTCTGGTCAAGTACCTGCAAGAAAAATTCAACGCCCAAGTCATAACTGTAACTGTGGATGTAGGGCAGCAAGAAGACCTCAAAGCAGCAGAGGAAAAAGCTCACAAACTTGGTGTTCTCAAACATTACTCCATAGACGCCAAAGAAGAATTTGTTACCCACTACATCTACCAAGCCATAAAAGCCAACGCGCTTTATGAAGGCAAATACCCCATAAGCACAACCCTTAGCCGTCCCCTCATAGCGAAAAAGATGGTTGAAATCGCCCAAGCTGAAGGCGCCACAGGCTTAGTTCACGGCTGCACGGGCAGAGGAAACGACCAAGTTCGCTTTGACATTACCATGAGCGCTTTAGCTCCCAACAAGCAGGTTCTTGCACCCATACGCGACTGGAGCCTAACGCGCGACGAAGAAATCGAATACGCCAAATCACAGGGTATTCACGTTTCTGATTCGGCAAAGAAATACAGCATTGACGCAAGCGTTTGGGGCAGAGCCATAGAATGCGGTTTGCTCGAGGACGCCAGTGCCGAGCCGCCTGAGGACGCCTACGAATGGACAGTTGCGCCCGAAAAAGCCCCCGACAAACCCGAATACGTAACCATCCAGTTCGAATCAGGCATACCCGTAGCCGTCAACGGCAACAAACTTACACCCCTAAACCTCATCGAAACCCTAAACGAAATCGCGGGCAAAAACGGTGTAGGACGCATAGACCATATCGAAGACCGCTTAGTGGGCATCAAATCCCGCGAAGTTTACGAGTGCCCCGCCGCCGTCGTCATCTTGGAAGCCCACAAGGACTTGGAGAAGATGGTTATGACCCGCCACGAAGTCCTCTTCAAACAAACTGTAGATGCTGAATGGGTTTTCCTTGCCTACGCTGGGTTGTGGGTTGACCCCTTAAAAGATGACCTTGACGCTTTCATTAACAAATCCCAAGAAAACGTGACAGGCGAGGTTCGCTTAAAGCTCTACAAAGGCGCCGTCCAAGTAGTCGGTCGCTCCTCTCCGCTGTCACTGTATGATAAGAACTTGGCGAACTATAACATCAAAACCTCATTTAACCAGTGTTCTTCAAAAGGCTTTATTGAACTGTGGGGCCTGCAATCACGAATGCACAAAGCCCTAAAAAATTCAGTAAAGCAATCTGAGGACACATAA
- a CDS encoding [LysW]-aminoadipate/[LysW]-glutamate kinase has protein sequence MFVIKMGGSILKQGASADLVTDLKELLGEGHKVVLVHGGGVEVTEIASKLGKEQQFIVSPDGFRSRYTDKETIEIYSMVMAGKLNKQIVLALQSQGINAVGLSGLDGKILQAERKKRLITVDARGRKRVIDGGYTGKIQQVNTQLLQLLLEQGYTPIVTPVALSEECEPLNVDGDRTAATVAGALGADKLILLTDVEGLLLNGECIGKICALEVKEVLGGIGAGMSTKVHAALKALDSGVDEALITAGAGKSPITRALAHETGTVITHE, from the coding sequence TTGTTTGTAATCAAGATGGGTGGAAGCATACTCAAACAGGGCGCATCTGCTGATTTGGTCACCGACCTCAAAGAATTGTTGGGTGAGGGGCACAAGGTTGTTTTGGTTCACGGCGGCGGCGTTGAAGTTACTGAAATCGCGTCTAAGCTGGGTAAGGAGCAGCAGTTTATTGTGTCTCCTGATGGTTTTCGCAGCCGATACACCGACAAAGAAACCATAGAAATCTACTCCATGGTCATGGCGGGCAAGCTCAACAAGCAAATTGTTTTGGCACTGCAAAGCCAAGGCATCAACGCAGTTGGACTCTCGGGGCTTGACGGCAAAATCTTGCAGGCGGAACGCAAAAAACGTCTCATAACCGTGGATGCCCGGGGACGCAAACGCGTCATAGACGGCGGCTACACAGGCAAAATCCAGCAAGTGAACACGCAGCTACTCCAGCTTCTGCTAGAGCAAGGCTACACGCCCATAGTAACTCCCGTGGCGCTAAGCGAAGAATGCGAACCCCTAAACGTAGACGGCGACCGAACCGCCGCAACAGTCGCGGGCGCGCTTGGGGCTGATAAGCTGATTTTACTCACCGACGTAGAAGGCTTACTGCTCAACGGTGAATGCATAGGCAAAATCTGCGCCTTAGAAGTCAAGGAGGTTCTTGGCGGCATCGGAGCAGGCATGAGTACCAAAGTCCACGCAGCCCTAAAAGCTTTAGACAGCGGCGTAGACGAAGCCCTCATAACCGCAGGCGCAGGCAAATCCCCAATAACCCGAGCGTTAGCGCATGAAACAGGCACTGTGATTACCCATGAATGA
- the thrC gene encoding threonine synthase: MTHQECINCGTKYDVNDIVYFCRKCRDLLEVKYDFDELKAKLEKSQWRDVPLSVWRYKEFMPIDDISKIVSLNEGGTGLHSCHKLGKKLGLVQLCVKNEGENPTGSFKDRGMTVGVSKANELGAKNVICASTGNTSASLAAYAAKAGMQCTVLIPSGKIAYGKLSQAMIYGAKVLQIRGNFDQSLDMVLQLAEKHPSIYLLNSINPFRVEGQKSLGFEICDQLDGKAPDRIIVPVGNAGNISAIWKGVSEYYKLGFIDKLPKMTGIQAAGSAPIAQMIKTGSTTMEPVKAPETVATAIRIGAPVSWKKAVNAIRNSGGTAETVTDEEILAAQKMLARQEGIFVEPASASSIAGLIKLVNNGVIDKDERVVCVTTGHGLKDPDTAVKMSEKPLEVDAETEAIERALGLQKQVASARVS, from the coding sequence TTGACGCATCAAGAGTGTATAAACTGTGGAACCAAGTATGACGTAAACGATATTGTGTATTTCTGCAGAAAATGTAGAGACCTGCTTGAGGTTAAATACGACTTTGACGAGCTTAAAGCCAAGTTGGAGAAGAGCCAGTGGCGAGATGTCCCGCTTTCGGTGTGGCGCTACAAAGAGTTCATGCCCATAGACGACATCAGCAAAATTGTCTCGCTCAACGAAGGCGGCACAGGACTACATTCCTGCCACAAACTAGGCAAAAAACTCGGACTCGTGCAACTTTGCGTAAAAAACGAGGGTGAAAACCCAACAGGCAGCTTCAAAGACCGCGGCATGACCGTAGGCGTCTCCAAAGCCAACGAGCTAGGCGCCAAAAACGTAATATGCGCCTCCACAGGCAACACCTCCGCGTCTCTGGCGGCTTACGCGGCAAAAGCAGGCATGCAATGCACCGTCCTTATCCCTTCAGGCAAAATCGCTTACGGCAAACTCTCCCAAGCCATGATATACGGCGCCAAAGTCTTGCAAATCCGCGGCAACTTTGACCAATCCCTAGACATGGTACTGCAGCTTGCCGAGAAACACCCAAGCATCTACCTGCTAAACTCAATTAACCCGTTCCGCGTCGAAGGTCAAAAATCGTTGGGTTTTGAAATCTGCGACCAACTTGACGGCAAAGCGCCTGATAGGATAATTGTGCCCGTGGGAAACGCAGGCAACATCAGCGCGATATGGAAGGGCGTTAGCGAATACTACAAGCTGGGCTTTATCGACAAGTTGCCCAAGATGACAGGCATTCAAGCCGCGGGTTCTGCACCCATTGCGCAGATGATAAAAACGGGAAGCACCACCATGGAACCTGTCAAAGCCCCCGAAACCGTCGCCACCGCCATACGCATCGGCGCACCTGTAAGCTGGAAAAAAGCCGTCAACGCCATACGCAACAGCGGCGGAACCGCAGAAACCGTAACCGACGAGGAAATTTTAGCTGCCCAGAAAATGCTTGCCCGGCAAGAAGGCATATTCGTCGAACCCGCCAGCGCATCCTCCATTGCAGGCTTAATCAAACTCGTAAACAACGGCGTCATAGACAAAGACGAACGCGTCGTATGCGTAACCACGGGACATGGGCTTAAAGATCCTGATACGGCAGTGAAGATGAGCGAGAAACCCTTGGAAGTGGATGCCGAAACTGAGGCTATTGAGCGGGCTTTGGGTCTGCAAAAACAAGTTGCATCAGCACGGGTGAGTTAA
- a CDS encoding homoserine dehydrogenase produces the protein MRIILVGYGVVGQGLTDILLRRRLETIKEYGFNPRIVAIVDKGGAAVDAKGLDLERMLTLKKSKGSVSFDSAAGHHNMSPLEVIESVEAEVMVEATSTNVKDGEPGLSYITKAFKTGKHVVTTNKGPLALAFTALTELADHNNVFLKFSGTVGGGTPVLDFAKKCLVGDKILGIQGILNGTTNYILTEMAENQTTFEEALANAQKLGYAETDPTMDVEGLDTACKVVILANWIMKRKITLKDVKVKGIRDVKPKEQEAATKRGNIIKLVGAVNGDAKVEPTEVSKRNPLCVSGVLNAVTFASEFAGEETIVGRGAGGMETASAVLRDLLDIRRSLAQQLLTKQ, from the coding sequence ATGAGGATAATTCTTGTTGGCTACGGCGTCGTCGGGCAGGGCTTAACCGATATTTTGCTACGCAGGCGTCTGGAAACCATCAAGGAGTACGGATTTAACCCCCGCATCGTTGCTATCGTGGATAAGGGCGGCGCTGCAGTGGATGCTAAGGGTTTGGATTTGGAGCGGATGCTCACATTGAAGAAAAGCAAGGGCTCAGTCTCGTTTGACTCGGCTGCGGGTCATCACAACATGTCGCCGTTGGAGGTTATTGAGTCAGTGGAGGCTGAGGTCATGGTGGAAGCTACCTCTACAAACGTCAAAGACGGTGAACCAGGCTTGTCCTACATAACCAAAGCATTCAAAACAGGCAAACACGTCGTCACCACCAACAAAGGTCCCCTCGCTCTCGCCTTTACCGCATTAACAGAGCTTGCCGACCACAACAACGTCTTCCTCAAATTCAGCGGCACCGTAGGCGGAGGCACCCCAGTTTTGGACTTTGCCAAAAAATGCTTAGTAGGTGACAAAATCTTAGGCATACAGGGCATACTTAACGGAACCACCAACTACATCCTAACTGAGATGGCGGAAAACCAGACCACGTTTGAGGAGGCGTTGGCGAATGCTCAGAAGCTGGGTTACGCGGAGACTGACCCAACCATGGATGTAGAGGGTTTGGATACTGCCTGCAAAGTTGTCATATTGGCTAACTGGATAATGAAACGCAAAATCACGCTCAAAGACGTCAAAGTGAAGGGAATCCGAGATGTCAAGCCTAAGGAGCAGGAAGCTGCCACGAAGAGGGGCAACATTATCAAACTCGTAGGCGCAGTTAACGGGGACGCCAAGGTTGAACCAACTGAGGTTTCCAAACGCAATCCGCTGTGCGTTAGCGGCGTCCTAAACGCGGTCACGTTTGCCTCGGAATTTGCAGGCGAAGAAACCATAGTAGGCAGGGGCGCGGGCGGCATGGAAACTGCCAGTGCAGTTTTAAGAGACTTATTAGACATAAGACGTAGTCTAGCACAGCAACTACTCACCAAACAATAA